One Sediminicola sp. YIK13 DNA segment encodes these proteins:
- a CDS encoding solute:sodium symporter family transporter: MIGILSFVGFTALVGIISYYATRKTDEGSSDGYFLGGRSLTAGVIAGSLLLTNLSTEQIVGLNGSAYTDGLSVMAWETLAAIAMVITAVFLLPRYLKGGLTTVPQFLAKRFDVSTKTITSGLFLTGYVVVLLPVILYSGSVAISGMFDVPTLLGVSDSTALVICIWGIGIIGSIYAVFGGLKAVAVSDSINAIGLLTGGFLIPIFGLMAIGDGSVLDGLNLLMTTEPERFDSTGNTGQEVPFSTIFTGMMLVQLFYWGTNQQIIQRALGAKNLAEGQKGLLLAAFFKILGPLILVLPGMIAYHYFEGGLASSDLAYPELVRAVLPKPMVGFFAAVLFGAILSSFNSVLNSSVTLFGIDIYKQHINKEAPERTVVKYGKIFGVILALAAMFIAPLIANAGSLFNYLQEINGIYSIPIFTIIVVGYLTKRVPAIAAKIGIFSGSFLYIISQFWLGPNMKESAVAAAKAAGVTDPAALKLVEADAYPHYLHVMAILFVSNMVIMLIIGYFKPRATPFELEYTKQVDIVPYKHIKIVGIAIIAIVVSIYIYFAK; the protein is encoded by the coding sequence ATGATTGGAATATTATCTTTTGTTGGCTTCACTGCATTGGTAGGTATAATATCCTATTATGCCACAAGGAAAACAGATGAAGGTTCATCTGATGGTTATTTTTTAGGAGGCAGAAGTCTAACGGCAGGCGTTATAGCGGGTTCTCTTTTACTTACAAACCTATCTACAGAACAAATTGTTGGATTAAACGGAAGTGCCTACACGGACGGATTATCCGTGATGGCTTGGGAAACCTTGGCGGCGATTGCCATGGTAATAACAGCTGTATTTTTATTGCCCAGATACCTAAAGGGTGGTTTGACCACTGTACCCCAGTTTTTGGCCAAAAGGTTTGATGTCAGCACCAAAACAATTACTTCGGGATTATTTTTAACAGGGTACGTAGTGGTGTTGTTACCGGTAATTCTTTATTCTGGTTCGGTGGCCATTAGCGGGATGTTCGATGTGCCTACTTTGTTGGGCGTATCAGATTCAACAGCCTTGGTCATCTGTATTTGGGGAATTGGGATCATAGGTTCCATTTATGCGGTATTTGGTGGCTTAAAAGCGGTGGCGGTTTCAGATTCGATCAATGCCATAGGATTGCTTACGGGAGGTTTCTTGATCCCAATATTTGGATTGATGGCCATAGGGGACGGCAGTGTTCTGGATGGATTAAATTTATTGATGACTACAGAGCCTGAAAGATTTGATTCTACGGGAAATACCGGACAAGAGGTGCCATTTTCTACCATTTTCACGGGGATGATGCTGGTGCAATTGTTCTATTGGGGAACAAACCAGCAGATCATTCAACGTGCTTTGGGCGCCAAAAACTTGGCCGAAGGGCAGAAAGGGTTGTTATTGGCAGCCTTTTTTAAGATTTTGGGGCCGTTAATTCTGGTATTGCCGGGAATGATCGCCTATCATTATTTTGAAGGCGGATTAGCTTCCAGTGATCTGGCATATCCAGAATTGGTGAGGGCAGTATTGCCAAAACCTATGGTAGGATTTTTCGCTGCAGTACTCTTTGGGGCCATATTGAGTTCCTTTAATAGTGTGCTCAACAGTTCGGTTACCTTATTTGGGATTGATATCTATAAACAACACATAAATAAAGAGGCTCCTGAAAGAACCGTTGTAAAATACGGAAAGATTTTTGGGGTTATCCTGGCCCTGGCGGCTATGTTCATCGCTCCGTTGATTGCCAATGCGGGGAGTCTGTTCAATTACTTACAGGAAATAAATGGGATCTACAGTATTCCAATTTTTACCATCATCGTAGTGGGATACTTGACCAAAAGGGTGCCTGCCATTGCGGCAAAAATTGGTATTTTTTCGGGTTCCTTTTTATATATAATTAGTCAGTTTTGGCTTGGTCCCAATATGAAGGAAAGCGCAGTCGCAGCCGCAAAAGCAGCTGGGGTTACGGATCCTGCTGCCCTAAAATTAGTGGAAGCAGATGCCTACCCACACTATTTGCACGTGATGGCCATTCTGTTTGTCTCGAACATGGTGATCATGTTGATCATTGGGTATTTCAAACCAAGGGCAACTCCCTTTGAGCTGGAGTATACCAAACAAGTGGATATTGTTCCCTACAAGCACATAAAAATCGTAGGTATAGCTATTATTGCCATAGTGGTAAGTATTTATATCTACTTTGCGAAGTAA
- a CDS encoding DUF4407 domain-containing protein yields MLQSFFILCSGADASILKTCSPGEQNKYAGIGATVFFTAVMAFVASSYALYTVFDNIYMSIGFGLIWGLLIFNLDRFIVSTIKKTGSLKNEFLQATPRILLAIIIAVVISKPLEMKIFEKEINQVLLEQKNELTLSNKDQIALQYNPKIAELQQNIVGLKNEVALKETETNALYDTYISEAEGTAGTKLLGKGPVYKEKREKHDAALAELQQLKGDNAQKISDLETQISGLEGDYTKQVNGSQPIIDGFDGLMARISALDKLPWFPSFFIFLLFLAIETSPIIVKLLSPRGPYDYKLEDEESAVKTWASQKVAQRELLFNTDSALNKQVYDDLTREDEIYRYKKQKAEELLKVQADAFHQLQIKNL; encoded by the coding sequence ATGTTACAATCCTTCTTTATTCTCTGTTCGGGGGCCGATGCCTCCATTCTAAAAACGTGCTCCCCTGGGGAACAAAATAAATATGCAGGCATAGGCGCCACGGTATTCTTTACCGCGGTCATGGCCTTTGTAGCCAGCAGCTATGCCCTTTATACCGTTTTTGACAACATCTATATGTCCATCGGCTTTGGACTCATTTGGGGTTTGCTCATCTTTAACCTGGATCGCTTTATTGTCTCCACCATAAAAAAGACCGGTAGCCTAAAAAACGAATTCTTACAGGCTACCCCAAGAATACTATTGGCCATTATCATTGCTGTGGTCATCTCCAAGCCCTTGGAAATGAAAATCTTTGAAAAAGAGATCAACCAGGTGCTCTTGGAACAAAAAAATGAACTGACCCTTTCCAATAAAGACCAGATAGCGCTTCAGTACAATCCCAAAATAGCCGAGCTACAACAAAATATTGTCGGCCTAAAAAATGAAGTCGCCCTAAAGGAAACAGAAACCAACGCCCTATACGATACTTATATTTCAGAGGCGGAAGGCACTGCGGGCACCAAACTTTTGGGAAAAGGCCCCGTATATAAAGAGAAGAGAGAGAAGCACGATGCCGCCCTTGCGGAATTGCAGCAATTAAAAGGAGATAACGCCCAAAAAATAAGCGACCTCGAAACCCAAATTAGCGGTCTTGAAGGCGACTATACCAAACAGGTAAACGGCTCACAGCCTATCATAGATGGCTTCGACGGACTCATGGCGCGTATCAGTGCCCTGGACAAACTCCCCTGGTTTCCCTCGTTTTTTATATTTCTTTTGTTCTTGGCCATTGAGACCTCTCCCATCATTGTAAAACTCCTCTCGCCAAGGGGACCTTACGACTATAAATTGGAGGACGAGGAAAGTGCAGTTAAAACTTGGGCCAGCCAAAAGGTTGCCCAACGTGAATTACTTTTCAATACCGACTCTGCGCTCAATAAACAGGTCTATGACGATCTTACCAGGGAAGATGAAATTTACAGGTACAAAAAGCAAAAAGCAGAGGAACTCCTGAAGGTCCAAGCAGATGCCTTTCATCAACTGCAGATAAAAAATCTTTAG
- a CDS encoding M56 family metallopeptidase: MWIYLLKFSALLAIFLVFYKVFLEQATMHQFKRFYLLAAFLMAMGIPAITFTEYVLMEPQTLITEIAQASTLGQNSTLINEPITYFPYILWSLYGLGVALFTIKFVINLSGVIKRIRNNPKEKSGPCQHVLLQDPIAPHTFFSYVFFNKKKYKSHQIPQEVFWHEETHAKQKHSLDILLLELLQIVLWFHPLIYIAKHFIKLNHEFLADEAVLNKGVTTSTYQKIVLAFSSPDIPEPILSNSINYSSIKKRIIIMKTHTSKKALWLKSLLLLPLLALLLYSFSDKEIVELEQHTNSSKATTQSDIIADDSIIVTEDIEININRHGQLLVKLSLVKIEDLSTILSKYNQDLTKEQRSQTVRSFITIDKDTPKKVIQQVEAILTDYGVAIINILGNEALAQEKGATKAEIKEYNALASKYNSQTKGKYVIKTKDMRRLKQLYDRMTTEQKASAEPFPNFPPPPPPAAAPKVIKNSALPPPPPIPADVPEADRLAYEKAVKNYKKGNPGLVYDHMIEDGELVEIIVIADEDTVAPPPPPMPPSKHLAKLAEEGAKFYMNGNPISSEEALKIAEKNKDININIEGVDSEPPMVKITTKTKKN; this comes from the coding sequence ATGTGGATCTATCTCTTAAAATTTAGCGCACTTCTGGCCATTTTCTTGGTGTTCTACAAGGTCTTTTTGGAACAGGCCACTATGCATCAATTCAAACGATTTTATTTGTTGGCCGCATTTCTCATGGCCATGGGCATTCCGGCCATCACTTTCACCGAATATGTTTTGATGGAACCACAAACCCTCATTACAGAAATTGCTCAGGCTTCAACTTTAGGGCAAAATTCCACGCTCATAAATGAACCCATTACTTATTTTCCCTATATCCTATGGAGCCTCTATGGACTTGGGGTGGCCTTGTTCACCATTAAGTTTGTAATCAACCTATCAGGGGTCATCAAAAGGATCAGAAATAATCCAAAAGAAAAATCGGGCCCCTGCCAACATGTATTACTGCAAGATCCAATAGCCCCACATACCTTTTTCAGCTATGTCTTTTTCAATAAAAAGAAATACAAGTCCCACCAAATCCCACAAGAAGTTTTCTGGCACGAGGAGACCCACGCCAAACAAAAGCACAGTCTGGATATTCTACTACTAGAACTCCTGCAGATTGTTTTGTGGTTCCATCCCCTGATCTATATTGCCAAGCATTTTATAAAATTGAACCACGAATTCCTGGCAGACGAGGCTGTCTTGAACAAAGGGGTCACCACCTCTACCTATCAAAAAATAGTACTGGCATTTTCTTCACCAGATATTCCAGAACCTATTTTATCAAATTCAATCAATTATTCATCAATCAAAAAACGAATCATCATCATGAAAACACACACCTCCAAAAAAGCCCTATGGCTCAAAAGTCTATTGCTGCTGCCTTTATTGGCACTATTGCTCTATAGTTTTAGCGACAAAGAAATTGTGGAATTGGAACAGCATACCAATAGTTCAAAGGCAACAACACAATCGGATATAATAGCGGATGACTCCATCATTGTTACGGAGGACATTGAAATTAATATCAACCGACATGGGCAGCTCTTAGTTAAATTGTCCTTGGTGAAAATAGAAGATCTGAGTACTATACTATCAAAATACAACCAGGATCTTACCAAGGAACAACGGTCACAAACCGTCCGATCTTTTATCACCATAGATAAGGACACCCCTAAAAAAGTCATTCAACAAGTGGAAGCTATATTGACGGACTATGGGGTAGCCATCATAAATATTTTGGGGAACGAAGCCCTCGCCCAAGAAAAAGGTGCTACTAAGGCAGAGATCAAAGAATACAACGCCTTGGCCAGTAAGTACAATTCCCAAACAAAAGGAAAGTACGTCATCAAAACAAAGGACATGAGACGCTTAAAGCAGCTTTACGATCGTATGACCACAGAACAAAAGGCGTCGGCAGAACCGTTTCCAAATTTTCCTCCCCCGCCACCGCCAGCAGCGGCTCCAAAGGTGATCAAAAATTCGGCGTTGCCACCCCCACCACCAATCCCGGCAGATGTCCCGGAAGCAGATAGGCTTGCGTATGAAAAGGCCGTGAAAAATTATAAAAAAGGAAATCCTGGCCTTGTGTATGATCATATGATCGAGGATGGCGAATTGGTAGAGATCATTGTAATTGCGGATGAAGACACTGTGGCACCCCCTCCACCTCCAATGCCACCATCCAAACACTTAGCCAAATTGGCCGAAGAAGGTGCAAAATTCTATATGAACGGAAATCCTATTTCTTCCGAGGAGGCTCTTAAAATAGCTGAGAAGAACAAGGATATTAATATCAATATTGAAGGGGTAGATTCTGAGCCGCCAATGGTGAAGATCACTACCAAGACAAAGAAAAACTAA
- a CDS encoding BlaI/MecI/CopY family transcriptional regulator: MQLSKSEEELMNHLWKLEKAFMKDLLEAYPEPKPATTTVATLLKRMKDKGFVSYNLFGNSREYYPLVKKKDYFSKHVNGLIKNFFNDSASQFASFFTKETDLTKEELEDLKAIIDVELKKK, encoded by the coding sequence ATGCAGCTTTCAAAATCCGAAGAAGAACTAATGAACCATCTATGGAAACTGGAAAAGGCTTTTATGAAAGACCTTTTGGAGGCCTACCCGGAACCCAAACCGGCAACCACCACTGTAGCTACCCTACTAAAGCGCATGAAGGATAAAGGGTTTGTATCCTACAATTTGTTTGGCAACTCCAGGGAGTATTACCCCTTGGTGAAAAAGAAAGACTACTTCTCCAAGCATGTCAATGGCCTTATCAAAAACTTTTTCAATGATAGCGCTTCCCAGTTCGCCTCCTTTTTTACCAAGGAAACGGACCTCACCAAAGAAGAGCTGGAAGATCTTAAGGCCATCATTGATGTAGAACTTAAAAAGAAATAA
- a CDS encoding dipeptidase, whose protein sequence is MQDISAYVAQNKERFINELIQLLKIPSVSADPAYSQDVMDAAASVKNSLLEAGCDTVEICETKGYPIVYGEKIIDPTLPTVLVYGHYDVQPPDPVELWDSPPFEPVIKNTELHPDGAIFARGACDDKGQMYMHVKALEYMVKNNQLPCNVKFMIEGEEEVGSENLSEFVANNKEKLANDIILISDTGMIAKDVPSITTGLRGLSYVEVEVTGPNRDLHSGLYGGAVANPINVLTKMISSLHDENNHITIPGFYDKVEELSTAERAEMAKAPFDLDNYQSALQIASVYGEKGYTTNERNSIRPTLDVNGIWGGYIGAGAKTVIASKAYAKISMRLVPNQDWKEITQLFKTHFESIAPSGVTVKVTPHHGGQGYVTPIDHIGYKAASKAYEATFGKTPIPQRSGGSIPIVSLFEKELDSKTILMGFGLDSDAIHSPNEHFGVWNYLKGIETIPHFYKHFTELSK, encoded by the coding sequence ATGCAAGACATATCAGCTTACGTTGCCCAAAATAAAGAACGCTTTATCAATGAGCTAATCCAACTCCTAAAAATCCCATCGGTCAGTGCCGATCCCGCTTATTCCCAAGATGTTATGGATGCAGCGGCTTCCGTAAAAAACTCCCTTTTAGAGGCGGGCTGTGATACCGTGGAAATCTGTGAGACCAAGGGTTACCCCATTGTGTACGGTGAAAAAATAATTGACCCCACCTTGCCCACGGTCCTGGTTTATGGACATTATGATGTACAACCCCCAGATCCGGTTGAACTATGGGACTCCCCTCCTTTTGAGCCCGTCATAAAAAATACGGAACTTCATCCAGACGGAGCCATCTTCGCAAGAGGTGCCTGCGATGATAAGGGACAAATGTACATGCACGTAAAAGCACTGGAATATATGGTGAAGAACAACCAGCTACCGTGCAATGTAAAATTCATGATAGAAGGGGAAGAAGAGGTAGGCAGTGAAAACCTCTCGGAATTTGTGGCCAACAACAAGGAGAAACTTGCCAATGACATCATCCTTATTTCAGATACCGGAATGATCGCCAAGGACGTCCCATCCATCACCACGGGACTTAGAGGTCTCAGCTATGTGGAAGTGGAAGTAACCGGCCCCAATAGGGACTTGCATTCTGGACTTTATGGAGGTGCAGTGGCCAATCCGATCAATGTGCTGACCAAGATGATCTCCTCCCTTCACGATGAAAACAACCATATTACCATTCCGGGATTCTACGATAAGGTAGAGGAGCTCTCCACAGCCGAGCGTGCCGAAATGGCCAAGGCTCCCTTTGACCTGGATAACTACCAGAGTGCCCTGCAAATAGCCTCTGTTTACGGAGAAAAAGGATATACCACCAATGAACGCAACTCCATCCGTCCAACCCTGGATGTCAACGGAATCTGGGGCGGCTATATTGGCGCCGGTGCCAAAACCGTAATTGCCAGTAAGGCCTATGCCAAAATTTCCATGCGTTTGGTCCCCAACCAGGATTGGAAGGAGATCACCCAACTGTTCAAGACCCATTTTGAAAGCATCGCCCCTTCCGGAGTTACGGTGAAGGTTACGCCCCACCATGGCGGGCAGGGCTATGTAACCCCCATTGACCATATCGGCTATAAGGCAGCATCCAAGGCCTATGAGGCCACCTTTGGGAAAACGCCCATTCCACAGCGCAGTGGCGGGAGTATCCCCATTGTTTCCCTCTTCGAAAAAGAATTGGACAGCAAGACCATCCTTATGGGATTTGGCCTGGATAGTGACGCCATACATTCGCCCAATGAGCATTTTGGGGTGTGGAACTACCTAAAGGGAATAGAGACCATTCCTCATTTTTACAAACATTTTACGGAGCTTTCCAAATAA